In the Arthrobacter sp. 31Y genome, one interval contains:
- a CDS encoding DsbA family protein has product MSPANEPRLSKAEKTAQAREKARAIREEQLKKEKRNKLLVGWGIVVAVVVIIAVVAFVVVGNVQNNAPVADQGPTPANGNVHGGVTLLANTEVVKSEPATVNVADVPAPLETKPATVTAPGAEAEAGKPVKVVAYIDFICPVCKQFETAYGESLTNLRNEGKISVEYRALGFLDRQSTTNYSSRAANAAACVVNSSPEKYAEFFNLLFERQPAEGGAGISDNDLKKMATEIGAANIDSCIDSKQFRPWVKVATQEAAAIGVTGTPTVFIDGKQWDGRSDLNAEIQTAITAKG; this is encoded by the coding sequence ATGAGCCCCGCAAACGAACCACGCCTGTCCAAGGCCGAAAAGACCGCCCAGGCGCGGGAGAAAGCGCGCGCAATCCGCGAAGAACAGCTGAAAAAGGAGAAGCGGAACAAGCTTCTTGTCGGCTGGGGCATTGTGGTGGCCGTGGTGGTCATTATCGCTGTGGTTGCGTTTGTGGTTGTTGGCAATGTGCAGAACAACGCCCCTGTGGCCGATCAGGGTCCGACGCCGGCCAACGGCAACGTGCACGGCGGTGTGACGTTGCTGGCCAACACCGAAGTGGTGAAATCGGAACCTGCCACCGTCAACGTGGCCGACGTTCCGGCTCCCCTTGAGACCAAGCCGGCTACGGTCACCGCGCCGGGTGCCGAGGCCGAGGCAGGCAAGCCCGTCAAGGTTGTTGCCTACATCGACTTCATCTGCCCTGTGTGCAAGCAGTTCGAGACCGCCTACGGCGAATCGCTCACGAACCTTCGCAACGAAGGCAAGATCTCCGTCGAGTACCGTGCCCTCGGCTTCCTGGACCGCCAGTCCACCACCAACTACTCCTCACGCGCAGCCAACGCTGCCGCCTGTGTAGTGAACTCCTCGCCGGAGAAGTACGCGGAATTCTTCAACCTGCTCTTCGAGCGCCAGCCGGCTGAAGGCGGAGCGGGCATCTCCGACAACGACCTTAAGAAAATGGCCACCGAAATCGGTGCGGCCAACATTGACTCCTGCATCGACAGCAAGCAGTTCCGTCCGTGGGTGAAGGTTGCCACCCAGGAAGCTGCGGCAATCGGCGTCACGGGAACACCCACCGTGTTCATCGACGGAAAGCAGTGGGACGGCAGATCCGACCTGAACGCCGAGATCCAGACGGCAATCACCGCCAAGGGCTAA